One genomic segment of Candidatus Schekmanbacteria bacterium includes these proteins:
- a CDS encoding D-tyrosyl-tRNA(Tyr) deacylase → MKAVIQRVSNAKVEVDGKLCSSIGQGLLVLLGVSEDDNEDNADYVAEKTANLRIFEDSDGKMNLSCIDISGEVLVVSQFTLLGDTRKGRRPSFVKAAKPEKAIPLYEMFVKKISTYGIPVKTGIFGAMMDVELINAGPVTIIIDSSEKYPVN, encoded by the coding sequence ATGAAAGCTGTCATCCAGCGTGTAAGCAATGCAAAGGTGGAAGTGGACGGGAAACTCTGTTCATCAATAGGACAAGGTTTGCTCGTACTGCTCGGTGTAAGCGAAGATGACAATGAAGACAATGCGGACTACGTTGCAGAAAAAACTGCGAATTTGCGAATATTCGAAGACAGCGATGGCAAAATGAATCTTTCATGCATTGACATTTCCGGAGAGGTTCTTGTAGTAAGCCAGTTCACACTCCTTGGAGATACAAGGAAAGGAAGAAGACCTAGTTTCGTAAAAGCCGCAAAACCGGAAAAGGCAATCCCTCTTTATGAGATGTTCGTAAAAAAAATCTCGACTTACGGTATCCCGGTAAAAACAGGTATCTTCGGAGCAATGATGGACGTAGAGCTTATTAACGCAGGCCCTGTGACAATAATAATAGACAGCTCGGAGAAATATCCGGTCAATTAA
- the smpB gene encoding SsrA-binding protein SmpB yields MGNEEKIVCQNKKAYYEYTILEKYEAGMVLLGTEVKSLREGKGNLKDSYATIRDGEVFLYNCHISPYSHTGQEGHEPLRTRKLLLTSREINKLSGKVEEKGLTLVATKIYFKNGLAKIEIALAKGKKLHDKRKAIQEKEVKRELDRQVRQRRD; encoded by the coding sequence ATGGGGAATGAGGAGAAAATAGTCTGCCAGAACAAGAAAGCCTATTATGAGTATACGATTCTTGAAAAATATGAGGCTGGCATGGTGCTTCTTGGAACTGAGGTAAAATCTTTAAGGGAAGGAAAAGGGAATTTAAAAGACAGCTATGCGACTATCAGGGATGGAGAAGTCTTTCTTTATAATTGCCATATAAGCCCCTATTCACATACCGGGCAGGAAGGGCATGAACCCTTAAGGACTAGAAAGCTTCTTCTCACGTCAAGAGAGATAAACAAGCTCTCCGGCAAAGTAGAGGAAAAAGGGCTTACCCTGGTGGCGACTAAGATTTATTTTAAAAATGGACTGGCAAAGATTGAGATCGCCCTTGCCAAAGGGAAAAAGCTCCATGACAAGAGAAAAGCGATACAGGAAAAGGAAGTAAAGAGAGAGCTTGACAGACAGGTAAGACAGAGACGGGATTAG
- a CDS encoding N-acetylmuramoyl-L-alanine amidase, which translates to MRRFKIRILAVVMFLFSFLLFAGMANILSAEGKPAQSGKIVVINPAQGGKDNGISVDGKVFEKDIVLGLALSLKDKAPNCGFAVSLTRDKDADLTLSDRITMANMRSPMAFISFHVGASFDSAVRGIKIYTWSKNLGMLSLGTEKKFKSWTDNTPGSQDAGGGEASNETPSAAPGTAPKLKIKPLSEVQEGSSEESQKLASAIKDEISKLPDIPCTLEHAPLADLGGIAAPAVVIEVFQASNPKDKSALLDENIKDSIASAICKGVGNYLSGKKIQNEE; encoded by the coding sequence ATGAGAAGATTTAAAATAAGAATATTGGCAGTCGTAATGTTCCTGTTTTCATTTTTGCTGTTTGCAGGAATGGCAAATATTCTGTCAGCAGAGGGGAAACCGGCACAGTCAGGGAAAATTGTTGTCATAAATCCTGCACAGGGGGGGAAAGATAATGGGATCTCTGTTGACGGAAAGGTCTTTGAAAAAGATATAGTTTTGGGTCTTGCCCTGTCGCTTAAAGATAAAGCGCCCAATTGCGGTTTTGCAGTCTCACTTACAAGGGATAAGGATGCGGATCTTACTCTGTCCGACAGGATAACCATGGCGAATATGCGCTCCCCAATGGCTTTTATAAGCTTCCATGTAGGGGCATCTTTTGATTCTGCTGTACGGGGGATAAAGATATATACCTGGTCGAAAAATCTGGGGATGCTTTCTCTTGGAACGGAGAAAAAATTTAAAAGCTGGACTGACAATACTCCAGGCAGTCAGGATGCGGGTGGAGGTGAAGCATCAAATGAAACTCCCTCCGCCGCTCCAGGTACAGCACCGAAATTAAAGATAAAGCCATTAAGCGAAGTGCAGGAAGGTTCCAGTGAAGAAAGCCAGAAACTTGCATCAGCAATAAAAGATGAGATAAGCAAGCTCCCGGATATCCCATGCACCCTCGAGCATGCACCTTTGGCTGACCTAGGAGGGATTGCGGCACCGGCGGTTGTTATAGAAGTTTTTCAGGCATCTAATCCGAAAGACAAATCAGCGCTTCTCGATGAGAACATAAAAGACAGTATTGCCTCTGCAATATGTAAAGGAGTGGGTAATTATTTATCAGGGAAAAAGATTCAAAATGAAGAATAG
- a CDS encoding GerMN domain-containing protein: protein MKNRVIIFVAIIICAGLLSCVKEEKKKPVKTEEAVAEKLLVDEELSIFIPSGGAIVPHKSLFQFLPEDGSEEKIKAVLARLLKGDVNFSTVFQSAGQSSGPGAAGIDVLDVIISRENIAYVDLSRSFMTRNPTGITSEIEAVNSVALTVLKNFPEITGVMILIDGKEQKTLAGHVDISMPFRLSDSDNSQGVQ, encoded by the coding sequence ATGAAGAATAGAGTAATTATATTTGTTGCCATAATCATTTGTGCCGGGCTTTTAAGCTGTGTAAAGGAAGAGAAGAAAAAGCCTGTCAAAACTGAAGAGGCTGTTGCAGAGAAATTGCTTGTTGATGAAGAGTTATCTATTTTTATCCCTTCAGGAGGAGCTATTGTTCCCCATAAATCGCTATTCCAGTTTCTCCCTGAAGACGGCAGTGAAGAAAAAATAAAAGCAGTTTTAGCCCGTCTGTTAAAAGGAGATGTGAATTTTTCTACGGTCTTTCAATCTGCAGGGCAATCATCCGGGCCCGGAGCCGCCGGAATTGATGTGCTTGATGTCATAATAAGCCGCGAGAACATTGCGTACGTAGATCTAAGCAGATCTTTTATGACGAGGAACCCGACAGGCATTACATCAGAGATTGAGGCTGTCAACTCTGTTGCACTCACTGTCTTGAAAAATTTTCCGGAAATCACGGGAGTAATGATCCTGATTGACGGCAAGGAGCAGAAGACACTTGCAGGTCATGTCGATATCTCAATGCCATTTCGGCTGTCAGATTCTGATAACTCCCAGGGGGTGCAGTAA
- a CDS encoding glutamate racemase: MPERAIGVFDSGIGGLTVLREISKLLPQENLVYLGDTARVPYGSKSAETVRRYAIQNIDFLLTKYVKFLVVACNTASAYALELIREHYDVPVIGVIDPGAKAAVRASANKKIGVIGTRATIGSGAYEKIIHSLDSTAEIFAKPCPLFVSLAEEAMFEGGITDKVVEFYLKEIKECEVDTLILGCTHYPLLKKSIANYMGKNVTLLDSSIETASEVKRILIERNLLKKSFEGPGTCDLFVTDDSEHFRGAAHLFTGNGIVKLQKIDLYKEEK, encoded by the coding sequence GTGCCCGAAAGAGCAATAGGCGTCTTTGATTCAGGCATCGGGGGCCTTACGGTATTAAGGGAGATATCAAAGCTTCTGCCTCAGGAAAATCTTGTTTATCTCGGAGACACGGCACGCGTACCTTACGGCTCAAAATCTGCCGAGACAGTCCGCAGGTATGCAATACAGAATATAGACTTCCTTCTTACCAAGTATGTGAAATTCCTTGTCGTTGCCTGTAACACCGCATCTGCCTATGCGCTTGAACTCATAAGGGAGCACTATGATGTCCCGGTAATCGGGGTTATTGATCCGGGGGCAAAGGCGGCTGTGAGAGCAAGCGCGAATAAGAAAATCGGAGTGATAGGGACAAGGGCTACCATAGGAAGCGGAGCTTATGAGAAAATCATACATTCTCTGGACAGCACCGCCGAGATTTTTGCAAAGCCCTGCCCCCTCTTTGTCTCTCTTGCAGAAGAAGCGATGTTCGAAGGGGGGATAACGGACAAGGTTGTGGAATTTTATCTCAAGGAGATTAAAGAGTGCGAAGTTGACACCCTGATTCTGGGCTGTACCCATTATCCGCTCCTTAAAAAATCCATTGCGAATTACATGGGAAAAAATGTGACACTTCTTGATTCAAGCATTGAGACAGCTTCTGAAGTGAAGAGGATTCTTATTGAAAGAAATCTTCTCAAAAAATCTTTTGAAGGACCTGGGACCTGCGACCTTTTTGTCACAGATGATTCCGAACATTTCAGAGGGGCGGCACATCTTTTTACAGGAAATGGTATAGTGAAGCTTCAGAAAATAGATCTTTATAAGGAAGAAAAATAG
- the rph gene encoding ribonuclease PH, whose amino-acid sequence MRKGKRKPNELRPVKITVRPVKYPAGSALIEVGDTKVLCAASIQEDVPKFLAGKGTGWVTAEYSMLPASTNTRNQRERGGKISGRTQEIQRLIGRSLRAVVDFSLLGERTIMIDCDVLQADGGTRTASITGAYVALKMAAENLVRKKLVEKNPVTGQVAAVSAGIIGKTIFLDLDYDEDSTADVDMNLVMTGDGKIVEVQATGERENFSQSELSKLIGTAEKGINRLFEFQSKVLKTAKR is encoded by the coding sequence GTGAGAAAAGGAAAAAGAAAACCTAATGAGTTAAGGCCGGTAAAGATAACAGTAAGACCGGTAAAATATCCAGCCGGTTCGGCGCTGATCGAGGTTGGCGACACAAAGGTGCTCTGTGCTGCAAGCATACAGGAAGATGTCCCGAAGTTCCTTGCAGGAAAGGGAACGGGATGGGTGACTGCCGAATACTCTATGCTTCCTGCATCGACTAATACAAGAAATCAGCGTGAGCGCGGTGGAAAGATAAGCGGCAGGACGCAGGAGATACAAAGATTGATCGGGAGGAGCCTGAGGGCTGTAGTTGACTTTTCCCTGCTCGGCGAAAGGACAATAATGATTGACTGCGATGTTTTGCAGGCTGACGGCGGCACAAGGACCGCCTCCATCACTGGAGCCTATGTCGCACTTAAAATGGCGGCGGAAAATCTGGTCAGGAAAAAGCTTGTTGAGAAAAACCCGGTTACAGGGCAGGTTGCGGCAGTAAGCGCAGGCATTATAGGAAAGACGATTTTTCTTGATCTTGATTATGATGAGGATTCAACGGCAGATGTTGATATGAACCTTGTAATGACAGGAGACGGAAAGATTGTGGAGGTACAGGCTACCGGAGAAAGGGAGAATTTTTCCCAGTCCGAGCTTTCAAAGTTAATTGGAACAGCAGAGAAGGGGATCAATAGACTTTTTGAGTTCCAGTCGAAGGTGCTAAAGACTGCTAAAAGATGA
- a CDS encoding leucine--tRNA ligase, translating into MPVYDPKTIEEKWQKRWKETGEFKTETDSSKKKYYVLEMFPYPSGRIHMGHVRNYVIGDVIARGRKRQGYNVLHPMGWDAFGLPAENAAIKNRVQPADWTYDNIRYMQEQLKSLGLSYDWEREVATCSPEYYRWCQWFFLKFYERGLAYRKVSSVNWCGSCNTVLANEQVEGGKCWRCENDVIQKQMMQWFFRITDYADELLKDLKNLKGWPERVLTMQENWIGKSFGTEVDFPIKGDVKSGEKAIKVFTTRQDTLFGATFISLAPEHPMVEALIAGLPEAEEVRKFVARIVAAKKISRDIIDKEKEGVFTGRYCINPLTGWEMPVYVANFVLTEYGTGAIMAVPAHDQRDFEFAKKYDIPVKIVITPADKDLKPEELKEAYVEEGVLVNSGEFSGMKSSSALEAIADFLEKKSIGRKTVNYKLRDWGISRQRYWGAPIPIIYCDKCGAVPVAEKDLPVVLPLDLELKFIGDSPLKDSDKFINTTCPKCGLPARRETDTMDTFVDSSWYFARYCSPREDKEALKKSDIDYWMPVDQYIGGIEHAILHLLYSRFFTKVMRDLGLMDVSEPFTSLLTQGMVIKDGAKMSKSKGNVVDPDDLLKKYGADTVRTFCLFAAPPERDLDWSDEGIEGANRFIGRLWRLVERDIEIKKTVSVAGQNNSNNKELSEGALKLLRITNRTIKRVTDDILLRYHFNTAIASIMEAVNEINLIKDEEIKNDPSMQQAYDFSVKTLLTLFWPVAPHVSEELWEMTGEQTPISKTAWPSYDPSMLQEDEITIVIQINGKMRSRVQVPRESGEETIKSVVLSDSRVKEYIGDNNVKKFILVPGKLVNIVIGK; encoded by the coding sequence ATGCCGGTTTATGATCCAAAAACGATAGAAGAAAAATGGCAGAAGAGATGGAAAGAGACTGGAGAGTTTAAAACTGAAACTGACTCTTCCAAAAAAAAATACTATGTCCTTGAGATGTTCCCCTATCCTTCGGGAAGAATCCATATGGGGCATGTCCGCAATTATGTGATCGGAGATGTCATTGCCAGAGGCCGTAAGCGGCAGGGATACAATGTCCTTCATCCTATGGGGTGGGATGCCTTCGGACTGCCGGCTGAGAATGCAGCCATAAAGAACAGGGTACAGCCTGCGGACTGGACATACGACAATATCAGGTACATGCAGGAGCAGTTGAAAAGCCTTGGACTTAGCTATGACTGGGAGAGGGAAGTTGCCACATGTTCTCCTGAATATTACCGGTGGTGCCAGTGGTTCTTCCTTAAATTCTACGAAAGAGGGCTTGCATACAGGAAAGTGTCTTCAGTCAACTGGTGCGGCTCCTGCAACACAGTGCTTGCCAATGAGCAGGTAGAGGGAGGCAAGTGCTGGCGCTGTGAAAACGATGTGATTCAGAAGCAGATGATGCAGTGGTTTTTCAGGATCACCGACTATGCAGATGAATTGCTAAAAGACCTGAAAAATTTGAAAGGCTGGCCTGAGCGTGTTCTCACTATGCAGGAGAACTGGATAGGAAAGAGCTTTGGTACGGAAGTGGATTTCCCAATAAAAGGAGATGTAAAGAGCGGAGAAAAGGCCATCAAGGTTTTTACTACTAGACAGGACACACTCTTTGGGGCAACATTCATATCCCTTGCGCCTGAACATCCTATGGTTGAAGCTTTAATTGCCGGCCTTCCGGAAGCAGAAGAGGTAAGGAAATTTGTTGCCCGTATTGTGGCTGCTAAAAAAATCTCAAGGGATATTATTGATAAGGAAAAGGAAGGGGTTTTTACAGGCAGATATTGCATCAATCCATTGACAGGCTGGGAGATGCCGGTATATGTGGCGAACTTTGTCCTCACCGAATACGGCACTGGAGCAATCATGGCAGTGCCGGCCCATGACCAGCGTGATTTTGAATTTGCAAAAAAATATGACATCCCGGTCAAAATTGTCATAACTCCGGCAGACAAGGATTTAAAGCCCGAAGAATTAAAAGAAGCTTATGTTGAAGAAGGTGTTCTTGTCAATTCAGGTGAGTTCAGCGGTATGAAGAGCAGCAGCGCTCTTGAGGCGATAGCAGATTTTCTTGAAAAAAAATCCATTGGCAGGAAGACTGTAAACTACAAGCTTCGGGACTGGGGAATTTCAAGACAGCGCTACTGGGGCGCTCCAATCCCGATAATTTATTGCGACAAATGCGGTGCAGTGCCGGTCGCTGAAAAGGACCTTCCCGTTGTACTTCCTCTTGACCTTGAGCTTAAGTTTATAGGTGATTCGCCTCTAAAGGACTCTGATAAATTCATTAACACGACCTGCCCCAAATGCGGTTTGCCTGCACGGAGAGAGACTGACACAATGGATACATTCGTTGACTCATCATGGTATTTTGCCAGATACTGTTCCCCGCGCGAGGATAAAGAAGCGCTAAAGAAGAGTGACATTGACTACTGGATGCCTGTTGATCAGTATATCGGCGGAATTGAACATGCCATCCTCCATCTTCTCTATTCGAGGTTTTTCACTAAAGTAATGCGCGACCTCGGTCTTATGGATGTTTCGGAGCCCTTTACAAGCCTGCTTACACAGGGGATGGTAATTAAAGACGGTGCAAAGATGTCGAAATCCAAGGGAAATGTTGTTGACCCTGATGACCTTCTTAAAAAATACGGTGCTGACACTGTGAGGACTTTCTGCCTTTTTGCCGCACCACCAGAAAGGGATCTTGACTGGAGCGATGAAGGGATTGAGGGTGCTAACAGGTTTATCGGAAGGCTCTGGAGGCTTGTGGAAAGGGATATCGAAATTAAAAAAACGGTTTCTGTCGCTGGCCAGAATAATTCTAATAACAAAGAATTATCGGAGGGAGCGCTTAAACTTCTCCGGATCACCAATAGGACAATAAAAAGGGTGACTGACGACATCTTGTTAAGATATCATTTCAATACCGCTATCGCTTCGATCATGGAGGCGGTAAATGAAATCAATTTGATAAAGGATGAAGAAATTAAAAATGATCCTTCGATGCAGCAGGCTTATGATTTTTCGGTAAAAACTCTTCTCACTCTTTTTTGGCCCGTTGCTCCCCATGTTTCAGAGGAACTTTGGGAAATGACAGGTGAACAGACACCCATATCTAAGACTGCCTGGCCATCTTATGATCCTTCAATGCTTCAAGAAGATGAGATAACTATAGTGATCCAGATTAACGGAAAAATGAGGAGCAGGGTTCAGGTGCCGCGCGAAAGCGGAGAGGAAACCATAAAATCTGTTGTGTTAAGCGACAGCAGGGTAAAAGAATATATTGGCGACAACAATGTGAAAAAATTCATACTTGTCCCGGGAAAACTTGTAAACATAGTGATAGGAAAATGA
- a CDS encoding LptE family protein, which produces MKKNLILLFIILLLPACYHISQGGSSSIKDNMAPVAVPIFKNTTDLEGIEVPVTEAVIRKVSRYGADKVVSVEKARTIIDGTVIGYNLSSAAIDSRHKVVEYKLSITLKVSVTDARDNEVLYKNDSFVGSYDFKVPRDSVDRKREEGRALEYLSEKMASELVTEVYEGF; this is translated from the coding sequence ATGAAAAAAAATCTAATACTTCTGTTTATTATACTTCTGCTTCCAGCATGCTATCACATTTCACAGGGAGGAAGCTCTTCGATAAAAGACAACATGGCTCCAGTTGCTGTTCCGATTTTCAAGAATACAACAGATCTCGAAGGGATCGAAGTCCCGGTGACTGAAGCAGTTATCAGAAAAGTAAGCCGTTACGGTGCTGACAAGGTGGTTAGTGTAGAAAAAGCAAGAACCATTATAGATGGAACTGTTATAGGTTATAACCTTTCTTCAGCAGCAATAGACAGCAGGCACAAAGTTGTGGAGTACAAGCTGAGCATCACTCTTAAAGTGAGCGTAACGGATGCACGGGATAATGAGGTATTGTATAAGAATGATTCATTTGTCGGCTCTTACGACTTTAAAGTGCCCCGCGATTCTGTTGACCGCAAGAGAGAAGAAGGCAGGGCATTGGAATATCTGAGCGAAAAAATGGCGTCAGAGCTTGTAACAGAAGTATATGAGGGATTTTGA
- a CDS encoding 30S ribosomal protein S20 translates to MPKDKSTAKRIRQSEKNRLRNQTVKSHLRTEVKKVIAAVEGKDQEKAKKALSTAIPVIDKAISKGIIHRNTGSRKISRLSKKVAQLSAAK, encoded by the coding sequence GTGCCAAAAGATAAGTCAACAGCAAAGAGAATCAGGCAAAGCGAGAAAAACAGATTAAGAAATCAGACAGTTAAAAGCCATCTCAGAACAGAGGTGAAGAAAGTTATTGCAGCTGTGGAAGGGAAGGATCAGGAAAAAGCTAAAAAAGCACTTTCTACAGCTATCCCTGTAATCGACAAAGCTATAAGCAAAGGGATTATCCACAGGAATACAGGCTCACGGAAGATTTCGAGGCTTTCAAAAAAAGTTGCACAGCTTTCTGCAGCAAAGTAA